The DNA region GATTTACTACATtcataaatcaataaaaagagaCAAAGTAAACAGTGCTGGACTGATTGTCAGATGGCAGCTGTAGAGTTTAGCGCTGATTTTAtggctaaaaaacaaaaaaaggtgaTTCAACAGATTCAAGGGTTCAGATTGGTTTTAGTGCAGATTTCTAACAGAGAATCAGTTCAAAAGCAGGCTAGATTGTGAAATCCCATGATCCTCAGGGGCGGAAGAGGTGCGGCTGCATCAGGACGAAGCTGAAGTTGTATTTCGGAGGAAGGCCCTGATGGGACGTGCTGTTGAACGCCTCCCAGGAGAAGACGGGAAGCCCTCCATCTGTGGTCGGGCCGTTCACCGCCTCCGCTACGAAATCCTGAGCCATGTGCAGATCTGTGACCTAACCGGAGAGCAACAGAGCATCAGGAGCTGAAGActcactctgattggtttaagaCAGGCAGTCAGCTGACCTTGGTGTCGTAACATCCTCCAGGACTGGCTCTCTGCTCCTGCAGGTCATTACGACAGCAGATGGACTTACACGGGTCGCCCCGCGAGTACGGGTCACTCTCATAATCTGAGGACAGATTGACACGCATTATCATAATATGAACATTCAAATATAAGAACGGCTTTTAATGGGTGATGTTTACAGGCTAAAAGAACCAAAATTTAGTAActacatttttgtgtttgtattgttattaccatttacttttattaatttctaaagaatcatgtttgtttgtttaccaaACCTAagccattaaataaatattttaatttgttcctataGAAACCTAAATCAAATTAGATAAGCAATTATGTTTTGATTTGAGTATTTTACAGTGACCATTGTaggttttaatacatttaacttaTGGCAAATCCAGCTAGGGCTATTGTCTGTAACCCTGCCAAatacaataaagtaaaaataaatgttaactgatgtaaaatattaaaatatcttgaacttattttatttcatctaactgccaaggcaacatttatcatttgtagtaaaataactaaaactaaaataaaacaaaaaacaattaagacatcactaaaataataataaaaactgtatagacaaaataagaaaaacttaaaatgaaatggaaatgcacacgtttttatatttacttttatttgcatctctttttttatttgcatctcatttttatttattttacatgtgtACACGacttagcaaatcgagggaatgaattagggaatgaaatagtaatcgtgtgcaagttgtagtacattgagggaacaaatgaTGCACATTTTAGTATATCGAGGGAAGGAATTCgcaaatcgtgcgcacaatttatttatttttttctcttgaacatcatgtgcagggctccgtaatatacagattaaaattaagcaaagattaataaagacgaaaactgaaaatacaacataaaatttaattcaaaatattaataagagCTATTATAGTGACACTAGATaagatatatatttgtgtgtgtgtatctgagaaTTAAATAGATCTTGAATCATGTGGCCGGTCGAAGTCTTGcaagtttttttctttaagactTGTTATCATTTATTTAGTTTGGTTACCTAAGGAAGTCTAGAAGTGCCATCACCATCAAGAGTTGTGACTGTTATTTACCGTTGTATCTCATGATGTGTTTGAGGGAGTTCAGGTCGCTGACGGATGACTGGTCACGACGGAAGATCTTGGCACGAGGGCAAAGGTCGTAGGAGAAATCCTCGCCGTGCTTCTTCCACATCTGCTCGTAGCCGCTCAGATCGTAGATCTTACGGTGGAACGGCACATTGTACGATGGCCAGTAACCTGCAGATGCACACAGTTACTAAAGCAGCAGATGTACGACATGTCAAGAAGAAGAGAGTGAAGGGAGTTCAGTCGGACCTCTGCGCAGCGTCTGCGTCTGGTCTGAATACTCCACCAGTCCTGGGATCTGCTCCACCACAGTCAGCGCTCCGTCCTCCAGACTGCTGCCCAGATTCACTTTACTCCGGTCCACCACCATGTACTGGTTATTATATGTCCCTGATGAACAGATTCAGCCCAGGATCAGACAAACTCGCATGACAGAGCAAACACAGTCCAGAAAGCCAAAAACATCAGCTGATCAGTAGTTTCATTAGAAACTGTGAATGTTGATTCCTGACCAGAGTTGTATCTGGAGAAGGTTTTGGCCCACTGCTCTCCAGTGTTTGCCAGTGCGTGTGCCAGTCGAACCCTCTGCCAGGAGAACAGGCTGGCAGGAGTCATGTAGGAGTACAGCGAGGTGTTGAAGACGTTATTGGTGGTCTGAGTCATCATCAGACCACTGCCCAGCAGATAGAAATCATCCAGAGACATCAGGAACCCTGAACACACATCCACAGACTGAAGTCATTCACATACTGAAaccacacactacacacacacagtatatactgCCTTGATAGTTCACAAATACTACATTATACATgaattcaatatttaaaaaatgaataatgcgCAATGTATACTTCACTACTACTAAAACAGTACATTTAATAACTAAAAGAGAGTGaaatcagtgagtgagtgagtgaaagaatgagaaagcaaaataataatcgagtgagaaagtgtgtgaaagaatgaATGAGTGAACAAATTAACAACTGAGTGAGCAAGTGAGTGAATGAATCAGTGAGTAAGTGAATGAATGCGTAAGCATGCGAGTGAATAAGTGAATTAAGGGAATAAATGAATGAGTGCATGAATGAATGAGCGTGCATGaataagtgaatgaatgaatgagtgaacaaGTAAATGAATGAGCAGGGATGTGCAATTAACCCCATTTGATTGTAATGTGcttctcatcagtaaagccggtcccGTCATTAGTAGTGAGTCACTTGCCTTCAGATTGAGCGGCAATCACTACACAGAGCAGTAGTTTACTGACAAGCTAGGCATAATCACGTTCGAAATCTGCGATTATGAATGCAAAATTGCCTTAActgtatgaatgagtgagtgaaggaGCGAATTAATGAAAGAGCAAATTAATAAGTGCATGAAAGACCTAATGACTCGAGtgaaggagtgaataaataacTGAATGAACGACTCAATGTTAAAGAGTGACAATCAGTAAATTAATGCATGAGTGATTTAgtaagtgaatgaatgagtgaatgtgtgagtacCAGGGTAGCTGCTGAAGGACAGTCTTCCGGTGGCCGTATGCGGCTCTCTGAGTCTGAAGTCCCAGTGTTTGTAGATGCGCATGGTGGCAGCGTATGTGTACCAGCTGGAGTGAGCGAACAACAGGTTCTCAAAGCCAGGCAACATCTGAAACACACCACAGGTGAGAGAAGCCATCACATCCACTGCCTCCTGACAGCAGTTAGCGTGATGTTTGCTACCTTTATGAGCGCAGAGCAGTGGCCCATGGGAGGAGCTTTATACTGCTTCATGCTGGACGTCCCACTGGGAACCAGCGCCGGGATCAGATCCAGCAGATCACCGATGGCATTCAGGAACTGGATGGCAAACTGGGACAGaggctacagacacacacacacacacacacacacacgagtgatGATCTGATCAAAACCAGCTTCAGCTTCAACACATGCAAACATGACTCACAGACCAGATACAAACACAAAAACTAACAACCCTTCACTTTAATAAACCGCAGAATCGGATTTACAAAAAAACTATTCTCTTTGTATTGTTCTTACACATAATACGCTGAAACTCTTTTTGAATGTTTATGGTATTTTGATGCAAGAAATAAGACGATTAAAAGAAATAGAGcttttagtttaagttaattattaatgtaataaataGGAAAAACTATGGAAATGGATCCTTAAAAACTTTTCATGTTTAAATCACTTTTtaagttaagaaaaaaaagatgaataaaagaAACTGAGCCATAATACAGATGAAATACAGAGCCttcttaaaacaaataaaaactcttCCTAAATGCttgcatcattaaaaaaaaaaaaaataggataaaaaatataaaatataaatataaaatatattatagtaaCAAATGGATTCAAAAAGGAAATTgagcctgataaaaaaaaaagaattttttagATGTAACTTTTAAAGAGAGAAATAACAAAGCCTTTAAAAATTCGTTTTAGATGTGaagtcctttaaaaaaataagaaatatgaaaaaaaggaaacagagccgacttattaaaacaaatacatctaaaaagagttttgcataaaaaataggaaaaataaaggaagctggtctttaataaaaaaaaatttcactgtTTAACTCATTTTCCTATAATTAAATGGGGAAAATAAAGGAAATAGGGTTTaatataacaaatacattcttTTAAGatgtttaagtaattttttacGTAAAAAAATGGGACGAATGTAAGGAACTAGAGTCTtaataaaaagataaagaaatGCAGCCCTAATAAAACACAGAAAGTATGAGAAGAGTGTTTGAGGATGAGCTACCTTCCTCCCGTGTTGTTTGGCCCAGTCGGTGACTCCGGCCTGCAGTCCGTCCAGCTGCGCCAGAATCAGCCCCGTGTGAATCCACAGAGGATCAGTGGTGTTACCCTTCACCTGACGCCGAGACCAGTCGTCCTGCGTCctgcgacacacacacacgcgatcAGCACGTCCTGTCCGGagccgaacacacacacacacacacacacacacacagacacacacagaggagCGTCACTCACGACATGAAGTCCTTCACAGCCACCAGTGTTTCGGGTTTCGTGATCAGCTGCGGATACATGTTGGTGTAATGATCGAAAATCTGCCTGAAACACACAGAACACAACAGTCACTATTATTACTCACTCATTACAAAAATACAAGTTCTGCATTTTATCTTAAATAAACGGAGAATCCAAATATACGTACATCATAGATCCGGCTGAGAACAGCGTTGTCTCAGTATTCATTTGAATACTATACTATTTTATATTAGAACTAACAGCTATATACATTTTACACTATTAGAAACAGTTTTGGGGGTAACGCATCAGATTCCAAGTCTCCTGTCCCTATACTGGGAGAAATCAGAAGAACAGAagtgttgtgtgcgctgtgtgaacatgatgtagctctagactaaatgtgaatgtgcattaattcatcccacgcacacaaaaacatttagtattcatcaaaatgaattaaaactagggctgtgcgatatggggaaaatatctaattgtgatttttttttttttgagatattgcgatttgatttgcgattttaaatttgcaaagtcaagcttcagctcaatattgtcaataatgtgcaacacagtatgagtatcattaccctgctaaaaaaaagagagagagcagaaATTACTGCTTGATTTTTACcctacatttctgccatatgtccATCAGCTTGAGACAGTCACcattgataagctactactaaatataatgaAGAAATGTTACGGCTTTAGTTTGTAGTTAATAATATTAACCCTGGTTTAGAAACCCGTAAATGCAATCAGTAATACTCATTTCACATGCAAAAAGGCATGCCAATCACCGACGGCTCATTTACATATTCACAGTCATACATTTACACAGACTGACTAAGTGTGATTGTAGCAGAAACTGTCAGGAAAGTAAAGGTCAGAACATGAATAACTGAATTAACGGACTGTTCCGAGTGTGAAAAATAAACGTAAGAGCACTTCACAGAAACAAGAAGACAATGATGTTGCAGGAAATGATTTCAGAATACAAACTAAGAGACAGCTGGCTTTCACTACATCTGAGTGAAGTGTGAAATGTGAGGATGGAGAAGGTGTGGGGTTACAGACACTCACGGCGCGGTGAGGAAACCCTCCAGATATCCCGCCAGGAACATGGTGACGTCGTCCGGCTCCGCCGTCTGACCGTAGCCGGCGCGGATCTCCAGCACGCCCCATCCCGTGGACGACAGCGTGTCATTATAGTACCCGTACGCATCGCCCTGCGGGTCCAGAACGCCCTCCTTCAGCAGAACGGCCTTGTGGGTCGAGTCCCAGTACGCCGTGGCCTTCAGCAGCTCTGGattcaacacacacaaacacatgacaTTATATGAAAACGAAGCACAGACATGATGTATGGTATGATTCATTTGACCCATATGGGCGTCTGCTACTTCCTTAAAAATACTGTGCCATTTTAACCACAAGAGGAACTTTTTTCAAGATGTGAAAtgagaaattaatacttaaaaatgtttatttgcagaCAACCTTTTAGATAAGAAAATTAACCAACATTCATTAATTGCACtttaaataaaagctataaaataataaaacacacttaGACTGTTTTCAGTTAAAGATAATGTACCCGAAACAAAACTGAACATTTGATCTAAATTTCTCAAAAATCTTAACAATGATTATTGCATttcttacagtatttattcatctttggttATAATAGTTAATTAagtgttcattgttagttcatgtcagATCAGATCaattaatattaacagatactaaaataattttgaatgctCAAATGATcggattaataaatgatttagaaGTATtcttcattgttagttcatgtttacTGATGTAGCTacttaatgttaacaaattaaccCTGTTAAGGTGCAACAATTTGCACACAAAAGTtgttctattttttatatttaaaaccaatacttaaaaaaaaaaaaaaaaaataaataaataaataaatatatatatatatatattactataaatacttaaaataaatattttctaagttgctttggacaaaagtgcctgaaaatgcaaatgtaaatcttAAAGGTTGCAAACtcactcatttatttattcaattcctTTTATACTTTTCAATTGTGTTATTTTTGTGCATTGCTATTCCATCAATAACTTTCTGGGGGAAAATGTTATATTTGCATACAACTTGATATCTTTATCAAGCAACAAGTAACAGTCACATATCAGGTTTCATATTGAGTTTTATAGGATCACGTGCTTCTCCAGCTCATGATCATATGATAGACAAACCCTCGGCGTCTGTCATTCCTCTCTAACTcacttaaccctctgggcttcttcgtaaatgggtcacacttagcttcctcccgcccgaaaacgggcgaagccttaaaattgtactttactttttcccaggataaccaatcaaatatatttttgttctataatgttttctgattattatttagaatttttagatttttttatgatactttgcattaattatataatttttatgagctattttttccattagaattaatatataatttttttatatttatttaaaaaaaaaaatcaataaatgcagcatttcacatcaaaatagagtgccagcctaaaaaaaaaatgttccaggagaagaacttcatctagtggctttaaaaaattgccacttttgtgtaatgtcctgtaccagcctgtaggctgtctatagcttcctatatatcctatatagaaaggctttttgattccttttgttgttttagacatgatttctctatcttattcgttttttttatttagatatacatttagatattctaaaagatgattactttattttcttaacaaaaatgtttagataagtatcaggttttgcattatgattacaatcaaactatagcatttggttagaaagggaacacaatgtgtgtgtgtgtgtgtgtgggtgtgtgtgtgtgtgtgtgtatgtgtgagtgaatgtgtgtgtgtgtgtgtgtgtgtgtgtgttgcatttgagcgagagtctctttttgtattttttatttatttatttttgcatattctcaaaatttgctgttgcagtcttaccagtctctctctttctctctctctctctctctctctctctgtgtgtgtgtgtgtgtgtgtgcatttgagcaagttttattttttcatttattgattttatgtggaatattctacaaatttgctgttgcagtcgccagtttatctgtgtatgtgtgtgtgtgtttgtgtgcgtgggtgtgtgtgtgtgtgtgtgtggggggggggggggggtcttatttgcactcttgatgttctagagtgtcaccccttcattgctgtacactttttttcagcacagttgctgatctgtagcttgtaccaccaaaagtttctctgagttttcctattttttcgtatttcccattcatttcctatgtcgcccgttttcgggcgggaggaagctaagtgtgacttttttttttacgaccctttaacatatcagaatcatctccttgatttttttgtgtgttcatataggtaatacaacaaaagtctccaagtttcatccccatccgatgaagcaaaaaaattaaacatttcaaagcgttcaagttttcgcccaagcccagagggttaaacacaCTTATTACTCTTACGAGCAAAACAAAAGCAGAGTGTTTTAAAGAGTTGAGCATATGGTCATTTAAACCTGTAAAACATTCACTCCGCGATATAGCAACACAAGCTTTATGAAAGTCAAGGTTGAGTAAACGAGTTTCTTACTGTCGCTTCTCGCTCCTGCAACAAAACAAGCGAGAATGAACGCACAAATGCTGCTGTTCTTCATGTTTGTGTCGATCTTCAGTCACATGCACCGcagaaactgaaaataaagtggGAAGTCCGTCAGCACAGAGCTTCCTTGTGACAAACAACGTGTATAAATCCCAGCGGAATCCTCACGGATAAACGCGAGATCAGATGAAACTTCGTTTATAAGACGCGACTGACACACATTGAATAAGACGAGAAATACAAACAGACATCGAAGTAAGAAAAACAAGcttcaccccagatgggactcgaacccacaatccctggcttaggaggccagtgccttatccattaggccactggggcggATAACACCAACGATTGGGCGGAGACGCTTATAAAGGCATACAATCAGACTCCAGTGAGGCGTCACGTGACTGCTGCTGATGCTCGACGCGGAAGCGAAGTCGCAAGGGtaataaattatatgtaattatattatatgGAAGTGAAGACTTTGTTTTTATGATCTTACTGTTAAGTTTTCATAGGACTGAAATATTGACTGAAAATAAGAACCAACGTTAGTGACCGATTGAATTTCAATTAACGTtggttaaatgaaaaataaactagTTAAacccttattattattttaaaagaactaGTTTAATATTCgaatacacatttaaaacaaatcaaagcctttttataataataacaaagaaaCGTACAGCTCGTTTGGCTCATGAGGGGTTAACTTCGTTGTATTTTAACCCGATAATAATATAACCAATAATGTTCATAAGTTTTAAGTCATTTTATGCGTTTTCAAACCCAGAGTTGTTAAACCTCTGATTTAGACACTTTAAATAGGTTAATCCAGATAAAATGGCAGAAGTTGGTCCTGAGAGATGGAAAACACCACAAACATTCCTGAAACTCAAGACGTTTAATGAGAAAGCCCATAAAACAAGtttgatttacatttttactCACACACAGAAGGATTCACAAGCATTTTTCTTCATCAAACTTTTTTTCTAACCTTCCAAGACATTTAATCTTTCTAGGACGTAATGTTACATAAACCACAGTTACACAGGTGAGGTAAATTAAATAACCCCAACAcccaaaacacataaaaaaataaaataaaataaaaaacagtgaaatgtTCAGATCATTGGCGCTTAAAGACATTCATCAAGTGTTTCAAAggcagaaaaaagagaaaagccACAGACAACTCAGCTTCAGGTCTGTTCATCTGAAATATTCTGAATCAGAGTTCAAAGACTCCAAACAAAGAATGTTTGATGAATGTTCCAATTCTGTCACCATAGTAACCAAACCTAACATTCTATTCTGAAGTATGTAACATGGCAACCAGTGATTCCGTTTCTGTCTGACCAGTGATTTGAAAGTGTAGTTTATAAATATAgaacttttttttatcatatataatgcttttattcatattatttatcaGTCATCTTACACTGTAGATAATCTCTCATCTGTAGCTCTTTCTGTCACATTGAGATCCTTTACTTTcccttgattgattgattatttcATCTGATAATTCACTCACTGGTCGTCAACGAGTTTCTCGGCTCCGTTCTCAGTCTGTAGAGCGTGGTCCTCTCCTCCTCTGCTCGTCTCTTCCTCATCCTCGTCCTCGTACGAGAGGCTCTGTCCGCTGTAGTTGATCATGGTTCGGGACAGATCCACCTCGATGGGGAACACGTCGGCCTCCTTCAGCACGGCGTAGCAGTCGTCGTAGTAGCGCGACATCCCTGAGACGAAGCGTTGCAGCTGGAACACGATGTCCTGGACTGAAGGGAGGAGGGAAAGGGTTAAACCGCGGTAAAAAAGATCATGTGACGCTTTCTGATGTGTTTCTTCTCAGCTGAACAAACCATGCTTCTGGTCCAAGAGTTCGATTTTCTCCAGAACGTCTTTGCGCATCTTGGCGAATCGAGCACGAGCCTCCTGTCGACAGCGCAGGATCAAGCGGTATTCATAGTTACCGGTGCTGACACGGTACAGCGGCTCTCCTAACGcctgaaacacagaaacacagaggGTTAAATAAGCAAGTACAAAACCTGGTTTTAGTTAGTATACAACAACACACATTTAACATGTTATATGCAATATTATGCAATATGCATTTATGTATAGAAGGGATACAGAATTTGAACTTTTATCCAATACTCTGCATGCTTTCTGTATAATCATCTGCACAtgatttacagtattaaacagtaaaaaaacaattgtattaGGGTCAAAGTTCAACACTGCAATAGATCCTCCACCTCTAAACCACTCATTACGATCAGTTATCAGGTTAAGGAGGTTTAATCAGTAACAGTGTATTGAGTCAAATGATCTGGAGCTGATTTTGATAGTTGGACTATTGGTTagttaatgaatgaatgatgagcAGAGAGATTGAGTGAACTTACGATACAGCTGTACTCTTCATCATCCATCTCCTTCACCTTTAGACAGTACGactgaataaacacacacacacacacacacacacacacacatcaatcaACATCCCCTCTGTTAATGTAATCTCAATTCAGAAGTCAAGGATGAGTGAATCATCGGGCTGTTCTCGTACCAGGTACTCAAACTTGACGTCCAGGTATTTGCGGATGGTGAGTTTGGTGTCAGGAATCGCTTTGTGCAGATACGTGTTCAGATCATGCAGCAtctgacagacaaacagacagcattcatattatttattacatcTGTCTCATTAAATGAGGTTTACTCAAGGCTTC from Carassius carassius chromosome 1, fCarCar2.1, whole genome shotgun sequence includes:
- the plbd1a gene encoding phospholipase B-like 1 — its product is MKNSSICAFILACFVAGARSDKLLKATAYWDSTHKAVLLKEGVLDPQGDAYGYYNDTLSSTGWGVLEIRAGYGQTAEPDDVTMFLAGYLEGFLTAPQIFDHYTNMYPQLITKPETLVAVKDFMSTQDDWSRRQVKGNTTDPLWIHTGLILAQLDGLQAGVTDWAKQHGRKPLSQFAIQFLNAIGDLLDLIPALVPSGTSSMKQYKAPPMGHCSALIKMLPGFENLLFAHSSWYTYAATMRIYKHWDFRLREPHTATGRLSFSSYPGFLMSLDDFYLLGSGLMMTQTTNNVFNTSLYSYMTPASLFSWQRVRLAHALANTGEQWAKTFSRYNSGTYNNQYMVVDRSKVNLGSSLEDGALTVVEQIPGLVEYSDQTQTLRRGYWPSYNVPFHRKIYDLSGYEQMWKKHGEDFSYDLCPRAKIFRRDQSSVSDLNSLKHIMRYNDYESDPYSRGDPCKSICCRNDLQEQRASPGGCYDTKVTDLHMAQDFVAEAVNGPTTDGGLPVFSWEAFNSTSHQGLPPKYNFSFVLMQPHLFRP